One genomic window of Amyelois transitella isolate CPQ chromosome 8, ilAmyTran1.1, whole genome shotgun sequence includes the following:
- the LOC106134097 gene encoding ribosome biogenesis protein BMS1 homolog: MADESAFDKKKAHRAKLAGRKAEKKKKKNQIDQSNLSARQRNPKAFAIQSAVRAERQFRRREDVIAKKQHIPQVDKTPLEPPPIVVAIVGPPRVGKTTLINNLIKSFIKTNVTSTNGPITIVTSKKRRLTLIECNNDINSMIDIAKCADLVLLLCDASFGFEMEIFEFLNICQVHGMPKIMGVLTHLDMIKNAKTLKMTKKTLKHRFWTEVYPGAKLFYLSGIVHGEYLRNEIKNLSRFISVMKFRPLSWRSTHAYVLGDRMEDITSQELIRRDAKVNRDVVLYGYVRGVPLMKESMVHIAGVGDMKISELSYLPDPCPLPSSEKKRHLMERERQIYAPFSGVGGIVYDKDAVYIELKGSHSHKHEDEETNEKKALLKNVVETKETIDEQMQESGFQLFKGGAVIYPDMVKDDEYLQPNKNTQLDNAEGSDESDSEDNDSDSDNDSGIDQNEKESENPKLPWDNDNSDAEGQDKSDDSEEESDNDGGFGMKWKEKLGEKATEAYFERQKTSKNIMKLVYGEFEIGNKTKAQNEESEDDDEEVGEFLQKVTSSQKKKHKEKERLDVEECSFFYALDKPNLRDWTIEDNKQYLINCFVTGKRSADEDASELLKLDDASDGDDEELFGDFEDLETGEKHMAEEDSECKEKSGEKRKAEPTKSEILDKKMKLKAKFDAEYDNPEDHRIKGDHSYYENLKAEALKQSELNKSVFENLDNGLRIEVEGFRPGLYVRMLFKNMPSEFVTNFDSTYPILIGALNMAEQNIGFVSCKVKKHRWYKKILKTNDPLIISLGWRRFQTLPIYSKIEDDLKCRYLKYTPEHVTCNMHFYGPVTPQNTGFLALQTVNNDPNEIKQLGFRIAATGSVNEINKSTQIVKKLKLVGTPLKIYKKTAFIKDMFTTSLEVAKFEGARIKTVSGIRGQIKKALNKPEGAFRATFEDKILMSDIVFCRTWFKVDVTKFYAPVVNLLLPVETKNAWQGMKTKGQLKREKNIKNDANTDSMYTDVNRQPKVFKPLIIPKTLQKGLPYRFKPKNKTTTLSGKNPKDKFKDRVAVVKSPYEQKVTSVMKMLKTNYEKKKEVQKEATAERLKAHKRQQDEEEWRRIKRQKELKKKICRQISKMGNKKKPQM; the protein is encoded by the exons ATGGCAGACGAAAGTGcatttgataaaaagaaaGCTCATCGAGCAAAGCTTGCTGGACGGAAAGCcgagaagaagaaaaagaaaaatcagatAGACCAGTCTAACCTAAGCGCACGACAGCGAAATCCTAAGGCATTTGCGATTCAGTCCGCCGTACGTGCTGAGAGACAGTTTCGACGTCGAGAAGATGTTATTGCGAAGAAACAGCATATTCCACAAGTGGATAAAACGCCTCTGGAGCCGCCACCAATCGTCGTGGCCATCGTAGGGCCTCCACGCGTTGGCAAGACAACTCTCATCAACAACCTGATCAAAAGCTTTATCAAAACCAACGTGACGAGCACCAACGGCCCCATTACTATCGTGACATCGAAGAAGCGCCGGCTCACGCTCATAGAGTGCAATAATGATATAAATTCCATGATAGACATCGCCAAATGTGCAGATCTTGTCTTATTACTGTGTGACGCTAGTTTTGGCTTCGAAATGGAGATATTCGAGTTCTTAAATATCTGTCAAGTTCACGGAATGCCTAAAATCATGGGAGTGTTAACGCATCTGGATATGATAAAGAATGCAAAGacattaaaaatgacaaagaaaacattaaaacataGATTTTGGACTGAAGTGTACCCTGGTGCTAAGTTGTTCTACCTTTCCGGTATAGTCCATGGAGAGTATTTGAGGAATGAGATCAAGAATTTATCCAGATTCATATCAGTTATGAAGTTCCGGCCTTTAAGTTGGCGGTCGACCCATGCATATGTGCTGGGTGACAGGATGGAAGACATCACAAGCCAGGAGTTGATCCGAAGAGATGCAAAAGTGAACCGCGATGTAGTGCTGTATGGATATGTGCGAGGTGTGCCCCTCATGAAGGAGTCTATGGTCCACATTGCAG GTGTTGGTGATATGAAAATAAGTGAATTATCATATCTGCCAGACCCATGTCCTTTACCCAGCAGTGAGAAAAAGAGACACTTAATGGAAAGAGAAAGACAAATATATGCTCCATTTTCAGGAGTGGGAGGCATTGTTTACGACAAAGATGCAGTGTATATTGAATTGAAAGGGTCCCATTCTCACAAACATGAAGATGAAGAGACAAATGAGAAGAaagctttattaaaaaatgttgtgGAAACTAAAGAGACAATTGATGAGCAAATGCAGGAGTCAGGGTTTCAATTATTCAAAGGAGGAGCTGTCATTTATCCAGATATGGTGAAAGATGATGAGTATTTGCAACCAAATAAGAACACTCAACTAGATAATGCTGAGGGTTCTGATGAGTCAGATTCAGAAGACAATGATTCAGATTCAGATAATGATAGCGGTATAGATCAGAATGAAAAAGAATCAGAAAATCCTAAACTTCCATGGGACAATGATAATTCTGATGCAGAAGGCCAGGACAAATCAGATGACAGTGAAGAAGAGTCAGATAATGATGGAGGTTTTGGAATGAAGTGGAAGGAAAAATTAGGAGAAAAAGCAACTGAGGCATACTTTGAAAGGCAAAAAACATCTAAGAATATAATGAAGCTTGTCTATGGTGAATTTGAAATTGGGAATAAAACCAAGGCACAGAATGAAGAATCCGAGGACGATGATGAAGAAGTAGGAGAGTTTCTACAAAAGGTTACTTCTTCACAGAAGAAAAAGcacaaagaaaaagaaaggctAGATGTTGAAGagtgttcttttttctatgcTCTCGATAAGCCAAATCTCAGAGACTGGACTATTGAAGACAATAAACAGTATTTGATTAATTGCTTTGTAACAGGTAAGAGATCAGCTGATGAAGATGCATCAGAACTATTGAAATTAGATGATGCAAGTGATGGGGACGATGAGGAGCTTTTTGGTGATTTTGAGGACTTGGAAACTGGTGAAAAACATATGGCTGAAGAGGATTCAGAATGCAAAGAAAAATCTGGAGAAAAACGAAAGGCAGAACCAACTAAATCTGAAATCCTCGACAaaaagatgaaattaaaagcaaaatttGATGCAGAATATGACAACCCTGAAGATCATAGGATTAAAGGAGACCATtcttattatgaaaatttgaaAGCAGAAGCCTTAAAACAATCGGAATTAAACAAATCCGTTTTTGAAAACTTGGATAATGGTCTTAGAATTGAAGTTGAAGGGTTTAGACCAGGTTTATATGTTAGAATGTTGTTCAAGAACATGCCATCagaatttgtaacaaattttgATTCAACTTATCCAATACTCATTGGAGCTCTAAATATGGCTGAGCAAAACATTGGTTTTGTTTCGTGCAAAGTTAAGAAACACAGATGGTACAAAAAGATCTTGAAGACTAATGATCCACTTATTATTTCACTAGGCTGGAGGAGATTCCAAACTTTACCAATCTACTCCAAAATAGAAGACGATTTGAAATGTAGGTATCTCAAATATACACCTGAACATGTCACTTGTAATATGCATTTTTATGGTCCTGTTACTCCACAGAACACAGGTTTCCTCGCCTTACAAACTGTTAATAACGATCCTAATGAAATCAAACAGCTAGGTTTTAGAATAGCAGCCACAGGTAGTGttaacgaaataaataaatctacacaaattgtaaagaaattgaaattagTAGGCACACCATTAAAGATTTACAAAAAGACTGCTTTCATCAAAGATATGTTCACAACTTCATTAGAGGTGGCCAAATTTGAAGGCGCAAgaataaaaacagtttcgGGAATCAGAGGTCAGATTAAGAAAGCATTGAATAAGCCTGAAGGGGCTTTCCGTGCTACTTTTGAAGATAAAATCTTGATGAGCGACATTGTGTTTTGCCGAACGTGGTTCAAGGTCGATGTCACCAAATTCTATGCGCCAGTCGTGAATCTTTTACTGCCAGTGGAAACGAAGAATGCCTGGCAAGGAATGAAGACTAAGGGCCAACTCAAGCGGGAAAAGAACATTAAGAACGACGCAAATACAGATTCAATGTACACAGATGTAAACCGTCAGCCTAAAGTTTTCAAACCTCTGATTATACCAAAGACCTTACAGAAAGGTCTGCCTTATAGATTTAAACCTAAAAATAAGACGACAACATTATCAGGGAAAAATCCTAAAGACAAATTCAAGGATAGAGTAGCGGTTGTTAAGAGTCCTTACGAACAGAAGGTAACTAGTGTGATGAAGATGTTAAAGACGAATTAtgagaagaagaaagaagttCAGAAGGAAGCCACAGCGGAGCGGCTGAAGGCTCACAAGAGACAGCAGGACGAAGAGGAATGGAGGCGGATAAAGCGGCAGAAAGAGTTGAAAAAGAAGATTTGTAGACAAATCAGTAAAATGGGTAACAAGAAGAAACCGcaaatgtga